The following coding sequences are from one Stigmatopora nigra isolate UIUO_SnigA chromosome 10, RoL_Snig_1.1, whole genome shotgun sequence window:
- the LOC144202556 gene encoding galanin receptor type 2-like has protein sequence MLLFNSKLYNSSNDGDSNVEQILVPIFDILILVLGVGGHTVVIAILCKRSRMRMSRTGTGTDMLLLALSFADLLLLATLPFHTTAIAMQRWPFGDFLCRLAGFLGSASSSASAFTLSTLAVSRYVTVVHPAKTYRFLCPRHVAITAALLWIPACCLATPQLVFRFVGPPPNDPDGLACFAFLYHRDQLIYGLVHFLVSFLLPLVTIAIAYGNIYSFLWKTRNTVQAPQVERYQSKVTQTSALLVVAFTLCWLPSYGLTLALLSDKSSGATGSSPRYGSFSVFARLMAIASTVLNPILYVLISQRFRQDLLRLFKREGQRASGGQLPD, from the coding sequence atgctgCTATTTAATTCAAAACTCTACAACAGCAGTAACGATGGAGACAGCAACGTGGAACAGATCCTTGTCCCGATATTTGACATTCTAATCTTAGTATTGGGTGTAGGGGGGCACACTGTAGTCATTGCAATCCTATGTAAGAGGAGCAGGATGAGGATGTCTCGGACAGGAACAGGCACAGATATGCTGTTACTGGCTCTAAGCTTTGCAGATCTTCTTCTACTCGCCACGCTTCCCTTCCACACAACCGCCATCGCCATGCAACGATGGCCTTTTGGGGACTTCCTATGTCGCCTTGCGGGGTTTTTAGGATCAGCCAGCTCATCAGCCAGCGCCTTCACACTGTCAACCCTCGCAGTGTCGCGCTACGTGACAGTAGTGCACCCTGCCAAAACGTATCGCTTCCTCTGTCCACGCCACGTAGCCATCACCGCGGCGCTTCTTTGGATCCCGGCCTGCTGTCTGGCAACACCCCAATTGGTGTTTCGGTTTGTAGGACCTCCACCCAATGACCCTGATGGACTTGCTTGCTTCGCATTCCTCTACCACAGAGATCAGCTCATTTATGGATTGGTCCACTTTTTAGTGTCTTTTTTGCTTCCCCTGGTCACCATCGCCATTGCATATGGAAACATCTACTCGTTCCTCTGGAAGACTCGGAATACTGTTCAGGCTCCACAGGTAGAACGATACCAGAGCAAGGTAACCCAGACATCAGCTTTACTGGTAGTGGCCTTTACTTTGTGCTGGCTGCCTTCCTATGGTCTGACACTGGCCTTGCTATCTGACAAAAGCTCAGGGGCCACTGGCAGTTCACCACGTTACGGCTCGTTCAGTGTGTTCGCACGATTGATGGCTATTGCTTCAACTGTGTTAAACCCTATTCTTTATGTGCTCATCTCTCAGAGGTTCAGACAAGATTTGTTGAGGTTATTTAAGAGGGAAGGGCAGAGAGCCAGTGGGGGACAATTGCCTGACTGA